One segment of Macaca fascicularis isolate 582-1 chromosome 2, T2T-MFA8v1.1 DNA contains the following:
- the METTL6 gene encoding tRNA N(3)-cytidine methyltransferase METTL6 isoform X18 yields MPVIFLQERLNMLRVNMISIIHMFPKCVYAFVSMKSNGRSRIPWKMSMYIYILIDNAKFPSKKIVLIYNFTNNIKQNPLYDTERCKVFQCDLTKDDLLDHVPPGSVDVVMLIFVLSAVHPEKMHLVLENIYKVLKPGKSVLFRDYGLYDHAMLRFKAGSKLGENFYVRQDGTRSYFFTDE; encoded by the exons ATGCCTGTGATTTTTCTCCAAGAGCGGTTGAATATGTTAAG GGTTAATATGATCAGCATCATACATATGTTCCCAAAATGTGTGTATGCATTCGTCTCTATGAAGAGTAATGGAAGAAGTAGAATTCCTTGGAAGATGAGcatgtacatttatattttaatagacaaTGCCAAGTTTCCTTCCAAAAAGATAGTACTAATTTATAATTTCACCAATAATATAaag CAAAATCCTTTATATGACACAGAAAGATGCAAGGTATTCCAGTGTGATCTGACCAAAGATGATCTTCTGGATCACGTACCACCAGGGTCTGTGGATGTTGTTATGTTGATATTTGTGCTCTCAGCTGTTCATCCTGAGAAGATGCACCTTGTCTTAGAAAACATTTACAAG GTATTAAAACCAGGCAAAAGTGTCTTGTTTCGTGACTACGGGCTGTATGATCATGCCATGCTTAGGTTTAAAGCCGGCAGCAAACTTGGAGAAAACTTTTATGTTAGACAAGATGGGACCAGATCATATTTTTTTACTGATG AATAA
- the METTL6 gene encoding tRNA N(3)-cytidine methyltransferase METTL6 isoform X20 — translation MPVIFLQERLNMLRVNMISIIHMFPKCVYAFVSMKSNGRSRIPWKMSMYIYILIDNAKFPSKKIVLIYNFTNNIKQNPLYDTERCKVFQCDLTKDDLLDHVPPGSVDVVMLIFVLSAVHPEKMHLVLENIYKNKDLLEIDEKDIKRHLEGKH, via the exons ATGCCTGTGATTTTTCTCCAAGAGCGGTTGAATATGTTAAG GGTTAATATGATCAGCATCATACATATGTTCCCAAAATGTGTGTATGCATTCGTCTCTATGAAGAGTAATGGAAGAAGTAGAATTCCTTGGAAGATGAGcatgtacatttatattttaatagacaaTGCCAAGTTTCCTTCCAAAAAGATAGTACTAATTTATAATTTCACCAATAATATAaag CAAAATCCTTTATATGACACAGAAAGATGCAAGGTATTCCAGTGTGATCTGACCAAAGATGATCTTCTGGATCACGTACCACCAGGGTCTGTGGATGTTGTTATGTTGATATTTGTGCTCTCAGCTGTTCATCCTGAGAAGATGCACCTTGTCTTAGAAAACATTTACAAG AATAAGGACCTACTGGAAATAgatgaaaaagacataaaaagacaTCTGGAGGGGAAACATTGA
- the LOC141409624 gene encoding putative uncharacterized protein C7orf71, which produces MTLFGDDGVLILQDWHSCKRGRCTWDAHAQGKGRTRTQLEGDCVQVMEGASGEAKPAFILDFQPPEVVTEKSCEHHKNGLNIEDLECQKKYHVRK; this is translated from the exons ATGACTCTATTTGGAGATGATGGAGTCCTAATCCTCCAGGACTGGCATTCTTGTAAAAGAGGAAGATGCACCTGGGATGCACATGCACAGGGAAAAGGCCGAACGAGGACACAGCTGGAAGGAGACTGTGTGCAGGTCATGGAGGGGGCCTCAGGAGAAGCCAAACCTGCCTTCATCTTGGATTTTCAGCCTCCGGAagt GGTCACGGAGAAAAGCTGTGAACATCACAAAAATGGTCTGAATATAGAAGACCTTGAATGCCAG
- the METTL6 gene encoding tRNA N(3)-cytidine methyltransferase METTL6 isoform X8 — MPVIFLQERLNMLRVNMISIIHMFPKCVYAFVSMKSNGRSRIPWKMSMYIYILIDNAKFPSKKIVLIYNFTNNIKQNPLYDTERCKVFQCDLTKDDLLDHVPPGSVDVVMLIFVLSAVHPEKMHLVLENIYKVLKPGKSVLFRDYGLYDHAMLRFKAGSKLGENFYVRQDGTRSYFFTDEFLAQLFMDTGYEEVVNEYVFRETVNKKEGLCVPRVFLQSKFLKPLKNPSPVILGLDHKS; from the exons ATGCCTGTGATTTTTCTCCAAGAGCGGTTGAATATGTTAAG GGTTAATATGATCAGCATCATACATATGTTCCCAAAATGTGTGTATGCATTCGTCTCTATGAAGAGTAATGGAAGAAGTAGAATTCCTTGGAAGATGAGcatgtacatttatattttaatagacaaTGCCAAGTTTCCTTCCAAAAAGATAGTACTAATTTATAATTTCACCAATAATATAaag CAAAATCCTTTATATGACACAGAAAGATGCAAGGTATTCCAGTGTGATCTGACCAAAGATGATCTTCTGGATCACGTACCACCAGGGTCTGTGGATGTTGTTATGTTGATATTTGTGCTCTCAGCTGTTCATCCTGAGAAGATGCACCTTGTCTTAGAAAACATTTACAAG GTATTAAAACCAGGCAAAAGTGTCTTGTTTCGTGACTACGGGCTGTATGATCATGCCATGCTTAGGTTTAAAGCCGGCAGCAAACTTGGAGAAAACTTTTATGTTAGACAAGATGGGACCAGATCATATTTTTTTACTGATG AATTCCTGGCTCAGCTCTTTATGGACACAGGTTATGAAGAAGTGGTAAACGAGTATGTGTTTCGAGAGACGGTGAATAAAAAAGAAGGCCTGTGTGTGCCAAGAGTTTTCCTTCAGAGCAAATTTCTAAAGCCTCTTAAGAACCCATCTCCTGTGATCCTGGGCCTGGATCATAAGTCCTGA